One Helianthus annuus cultivar XRQ/B chromosome 12, HanXRQr2.0-SUNRISE, whole genome shotgun sequence genomic region harbors:
- the LOC110896145 gene encoding uncharacterized protein LOC110896145, translating into MADWGPVVIAVVLFVLLSPGLLLQIPGRNRVVEFGNMQTSGLSILVHTVIYFGLLTIFLIAIGVHIYTG; encoded by the coding sequence ATGGCAGACTGGGGGCCCGTGGTGATCGCAGTGGTGCTGTTCGTGCTGTTGTCGCCGGGGTTGTTGTTGCAGATACCGGGAAGAAACAGAGTGGTGGAGTTTGGAAACATGCAGACCAGCGGACTCTCCATACTTGTCCACACCGTCATCTATTTCGGCCTCCTTACCATTTTCCTCATCGCCATCGGCGTTCACATCTACACCGGCTAG